One Candidatus Polarisedimenticolia bacterium genomic region harbors:
- a CDS encoding glycosyltransferase family 39 protein, translating to MAVLLAAAVRIRLLDVPLERDEGEFAYAGQLILEGVPPYRLAYNMKLPGTYAAYALIMGVFGQTPRGIRLGLLLANLATAAVLFCLGRRLFDARTGALASAAFAILSLSQGVYGVFAHATHFVVLFALGGALLLLRATGVGGRAGPDLEDAPRWGTLAAAGSLLGLAFMMKQHGIFFVAFGPVWLAWELARRGLPRRRIAARCAVLLGAAALPFLLTCALLWSAGVFREFWFWTFDYARAYVSEVPLSAGVSIFAETIRAVASPTLPLWALAAAGLAAPIRDGVARARFPFTAGLALASFAAICPGFYFRPHYFVLLLPAIALLAAIAVAAAGRGLRTWMPADQGASAGRLPEVLPPLVFLAFLAYPIVLEREFLFSMTPQEASRRTYGPNPFPEAVEIAKRIAADTTPEDRIAVLGSEPEIFFYAHRRSATGHIYMYGLMESQPHARRMQQEAIRQLEAAAPKYLVFVNVPQSWLARPDSDTSILDWSREWIVGHYEIAGVADIVSDEQTTYAWGREAIDYKPQSPFVVYLFKRV from the coding sequence GTGGCCGTCCTGCTGGCCGCCGCCGTTCGGATCCGCCTCCTCGACGTGCCCCTCGAGCGCGACGAAGGGGAGTTCGCCTATGCCGGGCAGCTGATCCTCGAGGGGGTCCCGCCCTACCGACTGGCCTACAACATGAAGCTGCCCGGGACCTACGCGGCCTACGCCCTGATCATGGGGGTCTTCGGGCAGACGCCGCGCGGCATCCGTCTCGGGCTCCTCCTGGCCAACCTGGCGACGGCCGCGGTCCTGTTCTGTCTCGGGAGGCGGCTGTTCGACGCGCGGACGGGGGCACTCGCCTCCGCGGCGTTCGCGATCCTGTCCCTGAGCCAGGGGGTGTACGGCGTGTTCGCTCACGCCACGCACTTTGTCGTGCTGTTCGCCCTGGGCGGGGCCCTCCTGTTGCTGCGGGCCACCGGGGTGGGTGGGCGCGCCGGCCCGGACCTTGAGGACGCGCCGAGATGGGGGACGCTCGCGGCGGCCGGGAGTCTTCTGGGCCTGGCCTTCATGATGAAGCAGCACGGGATCTTCTTCGTGGCGTTCGGACCGGTGTGGCTCGCCTGGGAGCTGGCGCGCCGGGGCCTTCCGCGGCGGCGGATCGCGGCGCGCTGCGCCGTGCTGCTCGGCGCGGCGGCGCTGCCGTTTCTTCTGACCTGCGCGCTCCTCTGGTCGGCGGGGGTGTTCCGGGAGTTCTGGTTCTGGACCTTCGACTATGCGCGGGCGTACGTGTCCGAGGTCCCGCTTTCGGCCGGAGTGTCCATCTTCGCGGAAACGATCCGGGCGGTGGCGAGCCCCACCCTTCCCCTCTGGGCGCTCGCCGCCGCCGGCCTGGCCGCGCCGATCCGGGACGGCGTGGCGCGGGCCCGCTTCCCCTTCACCGCGGGCCTCGCGCTCGCCTCGTTCGCGGCGATCTGCCCCGGCTTCTATTTTCGCCCGCACTATTTCGTCCTTCTTCTGCCGGCGATAGCACTCCTGGCCGCGATCGCCGTGGCGGCTGCGGGACGGGGGCTGCGGACGTGGATGCCTGCGGATCAGGGGGCCTCCGCAGGCCGTCTCCCGGAGGTCCTTCCCCCCCTGGTTTTTCTCGCCTTTCTCGCCTATCCAATCGTCCTGGAGCGGGAGTTCCTTTTCTCGATGACTCCGCAGGAGGCGTCGAGACGGACGTACGGGCCGAACCCGTTTCCGGAGGCCGTCGAGATCGCCAAGCGCATCGCGGCCGACACGACCCCGGAAGACCGCATCGCCGTGCTCGGATCGGAGCCGGAGATCTTCTTCTACGCGCACCGACGATCGGCGACCGGCCACATCTACATGTACGGGCTGATGGAGAGCCAGCCGCACGCGCGCCGGATGCAGCAGGAGGCGATCAGGCAGCTCGAGGCCGCGGCGCCGAAGTACCTCGTGTTCGTCAACGTGCCGCAGTCCTGGCTGGCCCGTCCCGATTCCGACACCTCGATCCTCGACTGGTCGCGGGAATGGATCGTCGGGCATTACGAGATCGCCGGCGTCGCGGACATCGTTTCGGACGAGCAGACGACCTACGCGTGGGGCAGGGAGGCGATCGACTACAAGCCGCAATCGCCGTTCGTCGTCTACCTCTTCAAGCGCGTGTGA
- a CDS encoding LemA family protein, with the protein MNKGLAGCLIVGGIILLVLAAGGMLAAGLYNRLVAQDEQVTGAWAQVQNVLQRRADLIPNLVETVKGYASHEKEIFESLAEARGRLAGAASPREAAAANAGLTSALGRLLAIAENYPNLKANENFVRLQDELAGTENRIATERMRYNDAVRLFNTSIKRYPAVFFARMFGFHEREYFEAAPDAQKAPEVKF; encoded by the coding sequence ATGAACAAGGGGCTCGCCGGATGTCTGATCGTCGGCGGCATCATTCTTCTGGTCCTGGCGGCAGGCGGGATGCTCGCCGCCGGTCTCTACAATCGCCTGGTGGCGCAGGACGAGCAGGTCACCGGCGCCTGGGCCCAGGTGCAGAACGTGCTGCAGCGCCGCGCCGACCTGATCCCGAACCTGGTCGAGACGGTGAAGGGGTACGCGTCGCACGAGAAGGAGATCTTCGAAAGCCTCGCGGAGGCGCGCGGCCGGCTGGCCGGCGCGGCCTCTCCCAGGGAGGCGGCGGCCGCCAACGCCGGCCTGACCTCCGCGCTCGGAAGGCTCCTGGCGATCGCCGAGAACTACCCGAACCTGAAAGCGAACGAGAACTTCGTCCGGTTGCAGGACGAGCTGGCCGGCACCGAGAACCGCATCGCCACGGAGCGCATGCGCTACAACGACGCGGTGCGCCTGTTCAACACGTCGATCAAGCGTTATCCCGCGGTCTTTTTCGCACGGATGTTCGGCTTCCACGAGCGGGAGTACTTCGAGGCCGCCCCGGATGCGCAGAAGGCCCCGGAGGTGAAGTTTTAG
- a CDS encoding class I SAM-dependent methyltransferase: protein MSFIRRSLDRILFSKRAFDLFQRIGVHVTPNHFYSPVPDTRELDRRAGLWDKESDMPGVDLRPAAQLEWLRRVVSPLRHECSFPLDPTGVPHEYFVRNGAFGLISAAVLHCMVRHFSPRTLIEIGSGNSTYVSARAVLMNQAEGKPGRLLAVEPHPGEVLRRGFPGLTRLIPEKVQDLGRDLFTGLQAGDILFIDSSHVVRMENDVLFLYLDVLPRLAKGVVVHIHDIFLPRHYPRRWVVEGRRFWTEQYLLQAFLTWNPCFEVLWSGCLMQLRHPEVLRSVFPLPEGLSAEEGYASSSFWMRRVG, encoded by the coding sequence ATGAGCTTCATCCGGCGGTCGCTCGACAGAATCCTCTTCTCGAAAAGGGCCTTCGACCTGTTCCAGAGGATCGGGGTCCACGTCACCCCCAATCATTTTTACAGCCCCGTGCCCGACACGCGGGAGCTCGATCGCCGCGCCGGCCTGTGGGACAAGGAATCCGACATGCCCGGCGTCGACCTGCGCCCGGCGGCGCAGCTCGAATGGCTGCGGCGCGTCGTGTCCCCCCTGAGGCACGAGTGCAGCTTCCCGCTCGACCCCACCGGCGTACCGCACGAGTATTTCGTCCGGAATGGGGCCTTCGGCCTGATCTCGGCGGCCGTCTTGCACTGCATGGTCCGCCATTTCTCCCCCCGGACCCTGATCGAGATCGGCTCCGGCAACTCGACCTACGTGTCGGCCAGGGCGGTGCTGATGAACCAGGCGGAGGGGAAACCCGGCCGGCTCCTCGCGGTCGAGCCCCACCCCGGCGAGGTGTTGCGCCGTGGGTTCCCCGGCCTCACGCGCCTCATCCCCGAGAAGGTGCAGGACCTGGGACGGGACCTGTTCACCGGGCTTCAGGCGGGGGACATCCTGTTCATCGACTCCAGCCATGTGGTCCGGATGGAGAACGACGTCCTGTTCCTGTACCTGGACGTGCTGCCGCGGCTCGCGAAGGGGGTCGTCGTCCACATCCATGACATCTTCCTGCCCCGCCACTATCCGCGGCGCTGGGTCGTCGAGGGCCGGAGATTCTGGACCGAGCAGTACCTCCTGCAGGCGTTCCTGACATGGAACCCCTGCTTCGAAGTGCTGTGGAGCGGGTGCCTCATGCAGCTCAGGCATCCCGAGGTTCTGCGGAGCGTATTCCCTCTGCCGGAGGGGCTGTCGGCGGAGGAAGGATACGCGTCCAGCAGCTTCTGGATGAGAAGGGTCGGGTAG
- a CDS encoding MoaF N-terminal domain-containing protein, with protein MIRAAGGLPIRGRRLILIAALCGAAAGAGFAGQAAAPAGPAHMEKTGQSFLFDYGEMVIRVHYLSDSRLTWEQVKGPQAGLKAEEEYGFAAIRPGVSFFWWQEQDGSVVSQVVDFEKGRVHTAWSSPEKKLSAFQGTVRPAPR; from the coding sequence GTGATCCGAGCCGCGGGCGGGCTTCCGATCCGGGGCAGGCGCTTGATCCTGATCGCCGCGCTCTGTGGGGCGGCGGCGGGCGCCGGATTCGCGGGCCAGGCGGCGGCACCGGCGGGACCTGCCCATATGGAGAAGACCGGCCAGTCGTTCCTGTTCGATTATGGCGAGATGGTCATCCGCGTCCACTATCTCTCCGACAGCCGCCTGACCTGGGAGCAGGTCAAGGGGCCGCAGGCCGGCTTGAAGGCCGAGGAGGAGTATGGCTTCGCGGCGATCCGCCCCGGCGTCAGCTTCTTCTGGTGGCAGGAGCAGGACGGCTCGGTGGTGTCCCAGGTCGTGGACTTCGAGAAGGGTCGCGTCCACACAGCCTGGAGCTCTCCGGAGAAAAAGCTCTCCGCGTTCCAGGGGACCGTGAGGCCGGCCCCGCGGTGA
- a CDS encoding ABC transporter permease, producing MSGFVQDLRYAARTLARRPGFTAVVIVVLALGIGANAAVFSVVDAVLLRPLPFPEPERLVEVHLATTEGDPRGPVSEVDFEDWRESSHVFQDIALVNTISRGLTLTGGAEPEQLPTAYVHPAFFGTLGVPPALGRAFRLDENESGRNRVAVLSHRLWLRDFGGDASIAGRTVTLDGQSFTVAGVMPASFRFPDATIDVWAPESLIDAARAPRRRDNRFQRVIARLDRGVTLESAHAEMGTIAARLAAEYPNTNAGRVRVTLVPLRDALVGESVRSAILILLGAVVFVLLIACANVGNLLFERAVARRHEIAVRLALGAGRARIVRQMLAESAVLAGAGGALGLLAGAWSIEVLLGLARHVLPAQNDVVVDGRVLGFTFLVSLPAALVFGAVPAIGLLRTAPQLMLREDSRNATAGPGSRRLRAVLVVAETALALVLVVSAILMVKSFARLRRVDPGFDAGGVLAVSMNASTTRYPGRPQFLAYYRAILDRVRQIPGVEAAGSTRNLPLLGAAEQWAVTVDDHPAVPVGTEPVVPVHQISPGYFSAMRIPLLQGRDFMADDRESTPGVAIVSQSFARRFWPAQGAVGRILRSGDQQFSVVGVCGDVRQTRLDAEGERAIYLPQEQSPRRGFTLILRARGDPLALAPAVRAEIRAIDPEHPILRVAAMKEVLGESVSQPRLLSALLAVFGGLALCLAMVGVYGVISYDVALRTREFGVRMALGARPRNVLAIVLREGAGLALAGVAIGTVAALALTQLLSAHLYRVGASDATTFVAVALLMLGTGLVAAYLPALRATRVDPLAALRHE from the coding sequence ATGAGCGGTTTCGTTCAGGATCTTCGCTATGCCGCGCGCACGCTGGCGCGGCGTCCGGGGTTCACGGCCGTGGTGATCGTGGTGCTGGCGCTGGGGATCGGCGCCAATGCGGCGGTCTTCAGCGTGGTCGACGCGGTCCTCCTGCGGCCGCTTCCCTTCCCCGAGCCCGAGCGGCTGGTCGAGGTCCACCTCGCGACGACCGAAGGGGACCCGCGCGGGCCCGTGTCGGAGGTCGACTTCGAGGACTGGCGGGAGTCGAGCCACGTCTTCCAGGACATCGCCCTGGTCAACACCATCTCGCGCGGCCTGACCCTGACCGGAGGGGCCGAGCCGGAGCAGCTGCCGACCGCGTACGTGCACCCGGCGTTCTTCGGCACACTCGGTGTCCCGCCGGCGCTGGGCCGCGCGTTCCGGCTGGACGAGAACGAGTCCGGCCGGAATCGCGTGGCCGTCCTCAGCCATAGGCTGTGGCTGCGGGACTTCGGCGGCGACGCGTCGATCGCGGGCCGCACCGTGACGCTGGACGGGCAGTCGTTCACCGTCGCGGGCGTCATGCCCGCGTCGTTCAGGTTCCCCGATGCGACAATCGATGTCTGGGCTCCCGAGTCGCTCATCGACGCCGCGCGCGCTCCCCGCCGCCGCGACAACCGGTTTCAGCGGGTCATCGCGCGGCTCGATCGCGGCGTGACGCTCGAATCGGCCCATGCCGAGATGGGGACCATTGCAGCGCGCCTCGCGGCGGAGTACCCCAACACCAACGCGGGCCGCGTGCGCGTGACCCTCGTGCCGCTGCGCGACGCCCTGGTCGGCGAATCGGTCCGCTCCGCCATCCTGATCCTGCTCGGAGCGGTGGTCTTCGTTCTCCTGATCGCCTGCGCCAACGTGGGCAATCTGCTGTTCGAGCGGGCCGTGGCCCGACGGCACGAGATCGCGGTCCGTCTCGCGCTGGGGGCCGGAAGGGCCCGGATCGTGCGGCAGATGCTCGCCGAGAGCGCGGTGCTGGCGGGTGCTGGGGGGGCTCTGGGGCTTCTGGCCGGGGCTTGGAGCATCGAGGTGCTCCTCGGCCTGGCGCGCCATGTCCTGCCGGCGCAGAACGACGTCGTCGTGGACGGGCGGGTCCTGGGATTCACGTTCCTCGTGTCCCTCCCGGCGGCGCTGGTGTTCGGCGCCGTCCCGGCGATCGGTTTGTTGCGCACCGCGCCGCAGCTCATGCTGCGCGAGGATTCCCGGAACGCGACGGCCGGCCCTGGCAGCCGGCGGCTGCGGGCGGTGCTCGTAGTGGCGGAGACGGCGCTTGCCCTCGTGCTGGTCGTGAGCGCCATCCTCATGGTCAAGAGCTTCGCCAGGCTGCGGCGAGTCGATCCCGGATTCGATGCGGGCGGCGTCCTGGCGGTGTCCATGAACGCGTCCACGACCCGCTACCCGGGGAGGCCCCAGTTCCTGGCGTATTACCGCGCGATCCTCGACCGCGTCCGGCAGATCCCCGGCGTCGAGGCCGCCGGATCGACCCGGAACCTCCCTCTCCTGGGGGCCGCCGAGCAGTGGGCCGTGACGGTGGACGATCATCCGGCCGTCCCGGTAGGAACCGAGCCGGTCGTGCCGGTGCACCAGATCAGTCCCGGATATTTCAGCGCGATGCGCATCCCCCTTCTTCAGGGACGCGACTTCATGGCGGACGATCGGGAGAGCACCCCCGGCGTGGCGATCGTCAGCCAATCGTTCGCCCGCCGGTTCTGGCCGGCGCAAGGCGCGGTCGGCCGCATCCTGCGCTCAGGCGATCAACAGTTTTCGGTGGTCGGCGTCTGCGGGGACGTGCGCCAGACGCGGCTGGACGCGGAAGGGGAGCGCGCGATCTACCTGCCCCAGGAGCAGAGCCCCCGCCGCGGCTTCACGCTGATCCTTCGCGCGCGCGGCGACCCGCTCGCTCTGGCGCCCGCCGTGCGCGCGGAAATCCGGGCCATCGATCCGGAGCATCCGATCCTCCGCGTCGCCGCGATGAAGGAGGTTCTCGGAGAATCCGTCTCCCAGCCTCGACTGCTGTCGGCCCTGCTTGCGGTATTCGGAGGGCTCGCGCTGTGCCTGGCGATGGTCGGCGTGTACGGCGTGATCTCGTACGACGTGGCGCTGCGAACGCGTGAGTTCGGCGTCCGAATGGCCCTGGGCGCGCGGCCCCGGAACGTACTGGCCATCGTGTTGCGGGAGGGGGCTGGGCTTGCCCTCGCGGGTGTGGCGATCGGCACGGTCGCCGCCCTGGCGCTGACGCAGCTCCTCTCAGCCCATCTGTACCGGGTCGGCGCCTCCGATGCGACCACGTTCGTCGCGGTCGCCCTGCTGATGCTCGGCACAGGCCTCGTGGCCGCCTACCTGCCCGCCCTGCGGGCGACGCGCGTCGATCCTCTCGCGGCCCTCCGCCACGAGTGA
- a CDS encoding TPM domain-containing protein, with amino-acid sequence MLRSRMWHRRFNAGGRAALAGLVLLAASADAWARLALPPHGDRSVHDLAGVLDPASVTRMERRHAELFQKTRVVIVVITVARLEDETLSDFAVRVGSEWGAGKKGEDRGLVVAVTTEEPHIFVATGYGVEGFLPDGRVGSILDRYAVSPLRTRNFSLALEETSAALVAACAAEYGVTIGGIRPSARPDRIRGFPWPGLLFLLVIGLIFVGRSLLGIPLGLGRRRRGMWYGGGFGGGGFGGLGGFGGGGFGGGGGGGFGGFGGGGFGGGGAGR; translated from the coding sequence ATGCTCCGAAGTCGCATGTGGCATCGGCGATTCAACGCGGGGGGGCGTGCCGCCCTCGCGGGGCTGGTGCTTCTGGCAGCGTCCGCGGATGCCTGGGCGCGGCTTGCCCTCCCACCCCACGGCGATCGGTCGGTGCACGATCTCGCGGGCGTGCTCGATCCCGCGAGCGTGACCAGGATGGAGCGCCGACACGCCGAGCTCTTCCAGAAGACCCGCGTGGTGATCGTCGTCATCACCGTGGCGCGCCTGGAGGACGAGACGCTGTCCGATTTCGCGGTGCGGGTCGGCAGCGAGTGGGGGGCCGGGAAGAAGGGGGAGGACCGTGGCCTCGTCGTCGCCGTGACGACGGAGGAGCCGCACATCTTCGTCGCGACCGGTTACGGCGTCGAGGGGTTTCTCCCCGACGGCCGGGTCGGGTCGATCCTGGACCGCTACGCCGTCTCGCCGCTGCGCACGCGCAATTTCTCGCTCGCTCTGGAGGAAACGAGCGCGGCCCTCGTGGCCGCCTGCGCCGCCGAGTACGGCGTGACGATCGGGGGCATTCGCCCGTCCGCGCGACCGGATCGCATCCGCGGCTTTCCCTGGCCCGGTCTGCTGTTTCTCCTCGTCATCGGTTTGATCTTCGTGGGGCGCAGTCTCCTCGGGATTCCCCTGGGCCTTGGCCGCCGCCGCCGCGGGATGTGGTACGGTGGCGGCTTTGGCGGCGGAGGGTTCGGCGGCCTGGGCGGATTCGGCGGCGGGGGTTTCGGTGGCGGAGGGGGGGGCGGCTTCGGCGGGTTCGGGGGCGGGGGATTCGGCGGTGGGGGGGCGGGGCGCTAG
- a CDS encoding YiiX family permuted papain-like enzyme — protein sequence MEGRVRDGDIIFQTSQSAQSKAIQLATHSPYSHMGLVLFRDGRPFVFEAVSPSVRFTPLREWIARGEGARFVVKRLRDASVLADPKAPAALLKAATGLTGRPYDPYFEWTDDRVYCSELVWKAYERGLGVRLGLLLPLVSFDFTSPVVKAMLAERYGDKVPLDERVISPASIFNSPLLQDVP from the coding sequence GTGGAGGGGCGGGTCCGCGACGGCGACATCATCTTTCAAACGTCCCAGTCCGCGCAGAGCAAGGCCATCCAGCTGGCGACGCACTCCCCGTACAGCCACATGGGGCTGGTCCTTTTCAGGGACGGCCGGCCGTTCGTCTTCGAGGCCGTGAGCCCAAGCGTCCGGTTCACGCCGCTGCGGGAGTGGATCGCCCGCGGCGAAGGGGCCCGGTTCGTCGTCAAGCGCCTGCGCGATGCCTCTGTCCTCGCGGACCCGAAGGCCCCCGCGGCGCTTCTGAAGGCGGCCACGGGGCTCACCGGCAGACCCTACGATCCCTACTTCGAGTGGACCGACGATCGCGTCTACTGCTCCGAGCTGGTGTGGAAGGCCTATGAGCGCGGGCTGGGAGTCCGGCTCGGGCTTCTGCTGCCGCTCGTCTCGTTCGATTTCACCAGTCCCGTGGTCAAGGCGATGCTCGCCGAGCGATATGGCGACAAGGTGCCGCTCGACGAGCGCGTGATCTCCCCTGCTTCAATCTTCAACTCCCCCCTGCTTCAGGACGTGCCGTGA
- a CDS encoding polyphosphate kinase 2 family protein, whose product MNLRKRFRLEPGTRVRLSRIDPDDTDGFKDKQAAEKALSKNISRLRKLQYLLYAENRRALLIVLQAMDAGGKDGTIRHVMGGLNPQGCVVTSFKAPTEEEREHEFLWRIHKQVPARGDIGIFNRSHYEDVLVARVRKLVPRSVWETRYDQINAFEKSLAGNDVVILKFMLHISKEEQRRRLEERIENPRKRWKIAPSDFEDRKLWDEYQKAYEAALSRCNQAWAPWFVIPANRKWFRNLAVSEIIVDTLQSLDMKLPRPTVDVSTLRLD is encoded by the coding sequence GTGAACCTGCGCAAGAGGTTCCGCCTCGAGCCCGGGACCAGGGTCCGCCTGTCCCGCATCGACCCCGACGACACGGACGGCTTCAAGGACAAGCAGGCCGCCGAGAAGGCCCTCTCGAAGAACATCTCCCGCCTGCGGAAGCTCCAGTACCTTCTCTACGCGGAGAACCGGCGCGCGCTTCTCATCGTCCTGCAGGCCATGGACGCGGGCGGCAAGGACGGGACGATTCGCCACGTGATGGGCGGCCTCAATCCCCAGGGATGCGTCGTCACGTCGTTCAAGGCGCCGACCGAGGAGGAGCGCGAGCACGAGTTTCTGTGGCGCATTCACAAGCAGGTGCCGGCCCGGGGAGACATCGGGATCTTCAATCGGTCGCACTACGAGGATGTCCTGGTCGCCCGCGTCCGCAAGCTGGTCCCCAGGTCGGTCTGGGAGACGCGCTACGACCAGATCAACGCCTTCGAGAAGTCGCTGGCAGGGAACGACGTCGTCATCCTCAAGTTCATGCTGCACATCAGCAAGGAGGAGCAGCGGCGCCGTCTGGAGGAGAGGATCGAGAATCCCCGCAAGCGCTGGAAGATCGCCCCTTCGGATTTCGAGGATCGGAAGCTCTGGGACGAGTATCAGAAGGCCTACGAGGCGGCCCTCAGTCGATGCAACCAGGCGTGGGCCCCGTGGTTCGTGATCCCGGCGAACCGGAAGTGGTTCCGCAATCTCGCCGTGTCGGAGATCATCGTGGACACGCTGCAATCTCTCGACATGAAGCTCCCCCGCCCGACCGTCGACGTTTCGACGCTCCGGCTGGACTGA
- a CDS encoding BON domain-containing protein, whose product MSRHLAIAFTYLATIAILSGGCSNAPYQSGANHGGDAAPEKKSLGDSIGDATLTASVKLSLAFGRGVRGSDISVHTDHRVVILSGKVGSEAERQLAGRIAGGTEGVQDVVNLLEVRG is encoded by the coding sequence ATGAGTCGTCATCTGGCAATAGCTTTCACGTATCTCGCGACCATCGCCATTCTTTCAGGGGGCTGTTCGAACGCGCCGTACCAGTCGGGCGCGAACCATGGCGGTGACGCGGCGCCGGAGAAGAAGAGCCTCGGAGATTCCATCGGCGACGCCACGCTCACCGCCTCGGTGAAGCTGAGCCTGGCCTTCGGGCGAGGCGTCCGGGGATCCGATATCTCGGTCCACACGGATCATCGAGTCGTGATTCTCTCCGGAAAGGTCGGCTCCGAAGCCGAGCGCCAGCTCGCAGGCCGAATTGCCGGCGGGACCGAAGGCGTCCAGGACGTCGTGAACCTCCTCGAGGTCCGCGGCTAA
- a CDS encoding FAD-dependent oxidoreductase, giving the protein MSRKTGPGATALTRRLFVGGGLKATLAAGLVSRFSLAGLLAGSGTAGAPAARRFDGELIEESYGIAHRLRDGTLEIPGSLAPEGPLHDAIVLGGGVSGLMAAWELQRGGLSDVVLYEKEGYIGGNARKEHANGTDYTCATWSVVRPKDAFMTRLFQDLGVIKRIAGDGTPKIDPALVGKGPESNVLIDGTWYSGGVIGEDPAASYARLPLSPRDRQDLVEFYTEMKTWAERRGRDGRPAFAMPVEDGSRDPEILELDGITMLEYARRKGWGPRTLAEVEDWSSSDIGGSAGEVSAYGFLSFNSLGQGGEDITLPGGNAWLAARLAARAGLDQIHTGAMAVRVENHGQEARVTLIDPLTERFTVRRARCVVIACPKHITGRMVPELAAAGRKEYLEYRYGALLMGAASVRRTPRLKGAPIAWFNSARGRLMQGFLVADYNSDRWRKGDPDRPNVLCLWAPLADRATRADLVTEPWSHWADLLADDLEAAVPGISSDVTRMDVYAWGHHMVIPFPGFLTGDLRRNLTRPLDRITFAHSDRNGMPSFELATRAGYDAAREAVQLVRGSPRES; this is encoded by the coding sequence ATGAGCCGGAAAACCGGACCGGGCGCCACCGCTCTCACGCGGCGCCTGTTCGTGGGCGGCGGCCTGAAGGCCACTCTGGCGGCGGGGCTGGTGTCGCGCTTTTCCCTCGCGGGGCTCCTGGCCGGCTCGGGGACCGCGGGCGCCCCGGCGGCCCGACGCTTCGACGGAGAGCTGATCGAGGAGTCATACGGCATCGCCCACCGTCTGCGCGACGGCACGCTCGAGATTCCCGGCTCTCTGGCCCCCGAGGGTCCGCTGCACGACGCCATCGTCCTGGGGGGCGGCGTCTCCGGGCTCATGGCGGCCTGGGAGCTGCAGCGCGGCGGCCTCTCCGACGTCGTGCTGTACGAGAAGGAAGGCTACATCGGGGGCAATGCGCGCAAGGAGCACGCCAACGGCACCGACTACACCTGCGCCACCTGGTCCGTCGTGCGGCCGAAGGACGCGTTCATGACGCGCCTCTTCCAGGACCTCGGAGTGATCAAGCGGATCGCCGGTGACGGGACGCCGAAGATCGATCCGGCGCTCGTCGGCAAAGGGCCGGAATCGAACGTTCTCATCGACGGCACGTGGTACTCCGGGGGGGTCATCGGCGAGGACCCCGCCGCTTCGTACGCGCGCCTGCCCCTCTCTCCCAGGGACCGGCAGGACCTGGTCGAGTTCTACACGGAGATGAAGACCTGGGCGGAGAGGCGGGGGCGGGACGGACGCCCGGCCTTCGCGATGCCGGTGGAGGACGGCAGCCGCGACCCCGAGATCCTCGAGCTCGACGGGATCACGATGCTGGAGTATGCGCGGCGCAAGGGCTGGGGTCCCCGCACTCTCGCCGAGGTCGAGGACTGGAGCAGCAGCGACATCGGCGGATCGGCTGGGGAGGTCTCGGCGTACGGCTTCCTGTCGTTCAACAGCCTGGGCCAGGGGGGGGAGGACATCACCCTTCCGGGTGGCAATGCGTGGCTGGCGGCGCGGCTGGCCGCGCGGGCCGGCCTGGATCAGATCCACACGGGCGCCATGGCGGTGCGCGTCGAGAACCACGGGCAGGAGGCGCGGGTCACCCTCATCGATCCGCTCACGGAGCGCTTCACCGTGCGTCGCGCCCGCTGCGTCGTGATCGCCTGCCCGAAGCACATCACGGGACGGATGGTGCCGGAGCTGGCCGCCGCGGGCCGGAAGGAGTATCTCGAATACCGCTATGGTGCGCTGCTGATGGGCGCGGCGTCCGTCCGGAGGACGCCGAGGCTGAAGGGGGCGCCGATCGCCTGGTTCAACTCCGCCCGCGGGCGGTTGATGCAGGGATTCCTGGTCGCCGACTACAACTCCGATCGCTGGCGCAAGGGGGATCCCGATCGACCCAACGTCCTCTGCCTGTGGGCCCCGCTGGCGGACCGGGCGACGCGCGCCGACCTGGTGACCGAGCCGTGGTCCCACTGGGCCGACCTCCTGGCCGACGACCTCGAGGCGGCCGTCCCCGGCATCTCCTCCGACGTCACGCGAATGGACGTGTACGCCTGGGGCCACCACATGGTGATCCCGTTTCCCGGCTTTCTCACCGGCGACCTGCGCCGGAACCTGACGCGTCCGCTCGACCGGATCACCTTCGCCCATTCCGATCGCAACGGCATGCCGAGCTTCGAGCTGGCGACGCGCGCCGGCTACGACGCCGCCCGCGAGGCGGTCCAGCTCGTCCGCGGCTCGCCTCGCGAGTCCTGA